One genomic segment of Vibrio penaeicida includes these proteins:
- a CDS encoding tRNA(Met) cytidine acetyltransferase TmcA has protein sequence MTHSDFIIQLFDIANHNKHRYLVEMSGDEEWVETTLNPAVENISSSHDDITSNQGNVYKLGGNPFLGATTKPFKYGTKLLGSEMRALIYDCTDGFDANSFTAACGAVVGGGVVFLINLHKLENNLGARWLKAHVASVIKIGPSVEIPALPEKMPKASTLQYADQRKAIDAVQKVLTGKRKRPLVMTADRGRGKSSAIGIAAAKMMLTRKVEILVTAPSTSAIAPIFEHAQRQLGLEARITKHIVEKANGSSLRFIAPDELLSTLPDCDLLIVDEASAVPIPLLIQMTERYHRMVFSTTVHGYEGCGRGFTLKFTQWLQQHRAGWRSISLNQPIRWAEDDPVESWLFDAFLLDADLEKINMPSEVDSQHFTLSRQNKNELVEDKALLKRCFGLLVNAHYQTTPNDLFQILNDSNVELWLTVADNSLVGVITVIREGNLSLDVISGIVSGKRRPKGHLVPASIANHLGFDEAAQQKSARVMRIAVHPEVQRQGVGAKMLSELHARIDGIQYLSTSFGATDELLRFWQENQYQVVRVGNTRDQASGCHSVIMVCPIAQLSWFRNAIQYWQQNFVSQLSKELNTLEPKLISQFFMQWQPETQVLSDHQFRMLSRYADGGNGEESISHILSEWLVSTLPQSHQVSLYPLITLFLQHQTWSRTSNLYGFTGRKALDAYLREQVSIALNDLQCKS, from the coding sequence GTGACCCATTCGGACTTCATTATCCAGCTTTTTGACATTGCCAATCACAATAAACATCGCTATTTGGTGGAGATGTCAGGGGATGAGGAGTGGGTCGAAACAACACTAAATCCAGCGGTTGAAAACATATCCTCTAGCCACGACGACATAACCTCAAACCAAGGAAATGTGTACAAACTTGGAGGGAATCCGTTCCTCGGAGCCACTACAAAACCCTTTAAGTACGGAACGAAATTACTCGGCTCTGAAATGAGAGCGCTTATCTACGATTGCACTGACGGATTCGATGCCAACAGTTTTACCGCAGCTTGCGGTGCTGTTGTGGGTGGCGGAGTTGTTTTCTTAATTAACCTTCATAAATTGGAGAATAATTTAGGTGCACGTTGGTTGAAAGCCCACGTGGCAAGTGTGATAAAAATAGGTCCATCAGTCGAGATACCGGCACTTCCTGAAAAAATGCCTAAAGCGAGTACTCTTCAATACGCAGACCAACGAAAGGCGATTGATGCCGTTCAAAAAGTGTTAACAGGAAAGCGAAAACGACCACTTGTTATGACAGCAGACAGAGGGAGAGGGAAGTCTTCTGCAATTGGTATTGCGGCAGCAAAAATGATGCTGACCCGTAAAGTTGAGATTCTTGTTACGGCACCTTCGACAAGCGCTATCGCACCTATATTTGAACATGCTCAACGACAACTTGGTCTCGAAGCTCGCATTACCAAGCATATTGTAGAAAAGGCAAACGGGAGCAGTTTGCGATTTATTGCTCCTGATGAATTGCTATCGACGTTACCAGATTGCGATTTACTGATTGTGGACGAAGCATCGGCGGTTCCTATTCCTCTTCTTATTCAAATGACTGAGCGGTATCACCGAATGGTCTTCTCGACCACCGTACATGGATATGAAGGATGCGGTCGAGGGTTTACCCTTAAGTTTACTCAATGGCTGCAACAACATCGTGCTGGGTGGCGTTCCATATCTTTGAATCAGCCGATTCGATGGGCGGAAGATGACCCAGTTGAATCTTGGCTGTTTGATGCGTTTTTATTGGATGCTGATCTTGAGAAAATCAACATGCCATCGGAAGTGGACAGTCAGCATTTCACTTTATCTCGCCAGAATAAAAACGAGCTTGTTGAAGACAAAGCCCTTCTTAAACGTTGTTTTGGTCTTTTGGTTAATGCTCATTATCAAACGACCCCTAATGATTTATTTCAGATACTCAATGATAGCAATGTCGAATTGTGGCTCACGGTTGCGGACAACAGCTTGGTTGGCGTTATCACCGTCATAAGGGAGGGCAATCTTTCTTTGGACGTGATTTCAGGTATTGTGAGCGGTAAAAGGCGACCAAAAGGGCATTTAGTCCCGGCAAGTATTGCTAATCATTTAGGGTTCGATGAAGCGGCACAGCAGAAGAGTGCGAGGGTGATGAGAATCGCGGTTCATCCAGAAGTTCAAAGACAGGGGGTAGGTGCAAAAATGTTGTCTGAGCTACATGCTCGTATAGATGGTATTCAGTACTTGTCCACTAGCTTTGGTGCAACCGATGAATTGCTTCGCTTCTGGCAAGAAAATCAATATCAAGTAGTTCGAGTTGGAAATACAAGGGATCAAGCCAGTGGTTGCCACTCTGTCATTATGGTGTGCCCAATTGCTCAGTTATCTTGGTTTAGAAATGCCATTCAATATTGGCAACAAAACTTTGTTTCGCAGCTATCTAAAGAGTTAAACACACTTGAGCCGAAATTGATTTCTCAGTTTTTTATGCAATGGCAACCGGAAACACAGGTATTATCTGATCATCAATTCCGAATGCTTTCTCGCTACGCTGATGGTGGAAATGGCGAAGAGTCTATCAGTCACATCTTAAGTGAATGGCTGGTTTCTACGTTGCCTCAATCTCACCAAGTATCGCTCTATCCGCTGATCACTTTGTTTTTGCAACATCAAACTTGGTCTAGGACTTCAAATCTGTACGGTTTCACTGGAAGGAAAGCGCTAGACGCATACTTGCGTGAGCAAGTGTCGATTGCACTCAATGATTTACAGTGTAAATCGTAA